One Vicinamibacterales bacterium genomic region harbors:
- a CDS encoding ATP-binding protein, which produces MYIVAYLGAGALLAEYALARTLVANAMLTALPAGVCAVVLRRRHDWEGTQRMFWVAFAAGLAMWCIGEVGFTITTLTGKRSWVQWHTMFSLCGGIGPVVALLARPYLGPRKSAAWATGIDLISYAMLLGFVFAYFIMVPSVVPASGQEPQTTLLVLVQLQRFVLAAGLVWSVWLSRRTAWRDTFTRLAVGASIGFALRFITSGAIARGGYHEGSVYDLAWIVPFGCYLWAALEAPRSSAEPEPALSSSGWRSPVISALPAFLIPLVGFGLLRVQPIGEAGDSVRLLLTTLATVAGLGVLTLRLSLQSGELQRSDARVRMMAAATEQTADLILITRSNGIVDHANDACVHALGYTRGELAGMMLPELLERGFEGSVDRIGAEVRQTGIWRGTLVHRRKDGSTFPASSTVVALRGPDGRVTHFVGVQRDITEELHLRDQLVHSERLSAVGELVAGVAHEINNPLQTIIGCVELMIEDQRPAGQLRDLELVRQEATRAGQIVRNLLAFVRRSSPDRAPADLNQIARATAQVREHHLRQSNIALQLELQPAPLSVTINRDEIQQIVVNLLLNAEHAIGDRPGTITLRTEAGDRTHKLMVIDTGPGVSPELRGRVFEPFFTTKEVGQGTGLGLSIALGIARSHGGSLDLCPTAQGACFALTLPALAPAATAAAEAAPARALAPAVPVNPAAAGRHALVVDDEAPIRALLARMLATRDYAVSEAGSLAEVRTVGALRRFDLVLCDVRLADGNGADCLRHLRQTQPGIDRRFVFMTGDIAALEDPAGDIANLPVLAKPFTGSDLDRVLGGVAVTA; this is translated from the coding sequence GTGTACATCGTTGCGTACCTCGGAGCAGGTGCGCTGCTGGCGGAGTACGCGCTGGCGCGGACCCTGGTGGCCAACGCGATGCTCACCGCGCTGCCCGCCGGCGTCTGCGCCGTCGTGCTGCGCCGCCGCCACGACTGGGAGGGCACCCAGCGGATGTTCTGGGTGGCCTTCGCCGCCGGTCTGGCGATGTGGTGCATCGGCGAGGTCGGATTCACCATCACCACTCTGACGGGCAAGCGATCGTGGGTGCAGTGGCACACGATGTTCAGCCTGTGCGGCGGCATCGGGCCGGTCGTGGCGCTGCTGGCGCGGCCGTACCTCGGCCCGCGCAAGTCGGCCGCGTGGGCGACGGGGATCGATCTGATCAGCTACGCGATGCTGCTCGGATTCGTCTTCGCCTACTTCATCATGGTCCCCAGCGTGGTTCCGGCCAGCGGGCAGGAGCCGCAGACCACGCTGCTGGTGCTGGTGCAGCTGCAGCGCTTCGTGCTCGCCGCCGGCCTGGTGTGGAGCGTGTGGCTCTCGCGCCGGACCGCATGGCGCGACACCTTCACCCGGCTGGCCGTCGGGGCCTCGATCGGCTTCGCCCTCCGCTTCATCACCAGCGGCGCCATCGCGCGCGGCGGGTATCACGAAGGCAGCGTCTACGATCTCGCGTGGATCGTCCCGTTCGGCTGCTATCTCTGGGCGGCGCTGGAGGCGCCGCGGTCGTCGGCCGAGCCGGAGCCGGCGCTCTCGTCGAGCGGCTGGCGCAGCCCGGTGATCTCGGCGCTGCCGGCGTTCCTGATTCCGCTGGTCGGATTCGGCCTGCTTCGCGTGCAGCCGATCGGCGAGGCCGGGGATTCCGTCCGGCTGCTGCTCACGACGCTCGCGACCGTGGCCGGCCTCGGCGTGCTCACGCTGCGCCTCTCGCTGCAGAGCGGCGAGCTGCAGCGGTCGGACGCCCGCGTCCGGATGATGGCGGCCGCGACCGAGCAGACCGCGGATCTGATCCTCATCACCCGCAGCAACGGCATCGTCGATCACGCCAATGACGCCTGCGTCCATGCGCTCGGCTACACCCGGGGCGAGCTCGCCGGCATGATGCTGCCCGAGCTGCTCGAGCGCGGGTTCGAGGGGAGCGTCGACCGCATCGGCGCCGAGGTGCGCCAGACCGGAATCTGGCGCGGCACGCTCGTCCATCGCCGCAAGGACGGCAGCACGTTTCCCGCGTCCAGCACCGTTGTCGCGCTCCGCGGCCCGGACGGACGCGTCACCCATTTCGTGGGCGTGCAGCGCGACATCACCGAGGAGCTGCACCTGCGCGATCAGCTGGTCCACAGCGAGCGGCTGTCGGCGGTCGGCGAGCTGGTGGCCGGGGTCGCGCACGAGATCAACAACCCGCTGCAGACGATCATCGGGTGCGTCGAGCTGATGATCGAAGACCAGCGCCCCGCGGGGCAGCTGCGGGATCTGGAGCTGGTCCGCCAGGAAGCGACGCGCGCCGGGCAGATCGTCCGGAACCTGCTGGCGTTCGTCCGCCGCAGCTCGCCCGATCGCGCGCCTGCCGATCTGAATCAGATCGCCCGGGCGACCGCCCAGGTGCGCGAGCATCACCTGCGGCAGAGCAACATCGCGCTGCAGCTCGAGCTGCAGCCCGCGCCGCTGAGCGTCACCATCAACCGCGACGAGATCCAGCAGATCGTGGTCAACCTGCTCCTGAACGCCGAGCACGCCATCGGCGACCGGCCGGGAACGATCACGCTGCGCACCGAAGCCGGCGATCGCACGCACAAGCTGATGGTGATCGACACCGGGCCCGGTGTGAGCCCGGAGCTGCGCGGCCGCGTGTTCGAGCCGTTCTTCACGACCAAGGAGGTCGGGCAGGGAACCGGCCTCGGCCTGTCGATCGCGCTCGGCATCGCGCGCTCGCACGGCGGGTCGCTCGACCTCTGTCCGACCGCGCAAGGGGCCTGTTTCGCGCTGACGCTGCCCGCCCTGGCGCCGGCGGCGACGGCAGCCGCGGAGGCAGCGCCGGCCAGGGCGCTGGCGCCCGCCGTCCCTGTCAATCCGGCCGCCGCCGGCCGGCATGCGCTGGTGGTGGATGACGAGGCGCCGATCCGCGCGCTGCTCGCGCGCATGCTCGCCACCCGCGACTACGCGGTCAGCGAGGCGGGATCGCTGGCCGAGGTGCGGACCGTCGGCGCGCTGCGGCGGTTCGATCTCGTGCTCTGTGACGTGCGGCTCGCGGACGGCAACGGCGCGGACTGCCTGCGGCACCTGCGGCAGACGCAGCCCGGCATCGATCGGCGCTTCGTGTTCATGACCGGCGACATCGCCGCGCTCGAGGATCCGGCGGGCGACATCGCCAACCTGCCGGTGCTGGCCAAGCCCTTCACCGGCAGCGATCTCGATCGCGTGCTCGGCGGCGTGGCGGTGACCGCCTAG